CGATTTACGCTGCTTTGGCAAGGGGTGGAACCTTTGAATCAGCCCTTGCAACTCGCGAACGAGAACCCGATGCACCCAACTACACCCCGCGCATCAGTGCGATCGTCGATCTGCGTGAGCAAAGCGCCAGCGTGACCTTGAGCATCCTCAGGGCGGATGGGCTCGACCCCGATCAGACCGATCGCACGACGTTTCGCCCCGGGAACCCGTCGGCTGGCTTTGGCTGGTTGCTCACGACGTATCAAGGAGATGGATCTCCCCTGCCGAGTTTTACTGGGGACCCCCTGGCTGTTCCCTGCACGGGGTCGCCTGAAGAGATCCTTGAGTCCTATTGGAAGGCGCTAGACCCTGCGAACCGAATTTCCCTGGCGGTCAAATCCATTCCGTCGAGTGGCGGCGCGAGTTCGCTCATTATCAAGAATCGATTCTAGACTCGAAGCTGCCCGGTGGGTCTTCCCCCATCGGGCTCATTCAGACCGATCGGCAGGACGACTGACGATTCATACGCTTCGCAGCAGGGAGTGCGTGTTTGTCCGATCCACCTGAAACCGACGAAGCCGAGCCGAGCGTCTCGAAAATGTCGATCGGGACCGCGACACATTTTCGCTGGCTAAACGGCATCGTGAAGTCGGTGGTGGTGATGAATCTGCCCTTTGTCGGCCGCCGGGCTACTCCCATGGTTTGCGGCTTTACGTCTGCTGTGTGGATCGGGATACTGCACTGATGCGTCTGCGAATCGACATGGAGCGACCCGCTCCCCGAAGGCTCGAGCCAGCGGTCGCGGCCCTGCGCAAGGGTGGCGTAGTGATCATACCGACCGACACCGGCTATGCCTTCGGCTGCGCGCTCTCCAGCGCAAAGGGCATTGCCAAGCTTCGACAACTCAAGTCGATCGACGAACGCTCGCGCAAGCCTCTTTCGCTGATGGTCAACGAGCTGACGGATTTTGGGAAATACGGAATCATGGACAATCGCGTCTTTCGCATGGCGCGCCGCATCCTTCCGGGCCCCTACACCATCGTGCTAAAGGCCTCGGTGGACGTTCCTCGCGCGATGAAGAATCGCGACCACGAAATCGGATTGCGAATGCCGGACCATGCGGTGTGCCGAATGCTGGTCGAACTCACGGGAGAGCCTCTGCTGGTGGGATCGGTTACGTCCGCTGAGGAAACCCCCGAAATGGAAGACCCCGAAATACTGGAGCTTCGCCATCGCTCCGACGTCGAGTGCGTCGTCGACTGCGGCGCCCTATGGCCCGACCCTTCGACGGTCCTGCGCGCCGGTCGCGATGACATCGAAGTGGTGCGCGAAGGACAGGGTCCCATCCCCAATTGAGAATGGGTGTTGGTGACACAGTTAAGCGGCAAATCCAAATTATGTTGTTCTGAGGGGCTTTTCTTGGGGTAATACCTCGGTCTCGCCTTGATTAATACTCGCAAGCGGGCGCGGTGCTATTTGCCGTCCCCAACTCGCGGTTTACAGCGCTGTGGGGAATCGACGGTATCCGGGAAACTGCTTATACAGCGGCGATTTATCTAATAGGTTATGGGAAAACACCGGAGCATTTCATACGAGGAGCCCCGCACTGGTTCCCCGGGCATCCCCCCGGACTTTGGGGAGCGTAATTTCGGGGCTGCCCGGATTGTCGGCTGTTCGCAGGTGCACCGAGAGCGTTAATAGTCGCGCAGTCACCGATGCTTACGGACGGAATTTCCGTTTTAAATTTCACCGGTTAACACATTTTCGTGTCTCACGCGACCGCGTCCGCGAAACATATTCGCATCGAATTTGGCTTCGGCCTAATTCCCCGGCTTTTCGGGCAAACGCCCCATAGCTGTGCCGGTGGGCCGCCGTACTCTCCGTAATTCAAATGACCACGAAGCAACGTGGACCGGGGGAGACAAATGACGACAATCGTTGTAGCCGATGACCATAAAATTGTCCGAGAAGGGCTGGTAAAGCTGCTAGAAGCACGTAGCGATTTTACCGTAATTGGTGAGGCATCTGACGGAGAAGAGGCCGTGCAGATGGTTTTGGAAAAGCAGCCCGATGTCGTCATCATGGACATCTGGATGCCACGGCTTTCGGGGATCGATGCGACCCGCAGGATTGGGAAGCAGGGTTCCCAGGCAAAGATCCTCGTGCTTTCGATGCATGAAAGCCGGACCTATGTCGAAGAAGTGCTGCGGGCGGGAGCTTCGGGCTACATCGTGAAGAACTCGGCTTCATCCGATCTACTTCAGGCCATCGATGCGGTGCGAGGCGGCGCATCCTACCTCTCGCCGGCGATCACCCAGCAGGTTGTCGATGCAATCGCGCGCCCTGGAGATTCGTCACCCTCCGGCGTCGCCATGTTGACGGATCGTGAGCGAGAAGTGCTGCAGTTGATCGCCGAGGGTCTCTCGAGCAAAGAAATTGCCAACATGCTCGGGGTCTCGCTCAAGACGATCGATTCTCATCGCTCGAACTTGATGGAGAAGCTCGATATCCACAAAGTTTCGGGATTGGTGCGCTTTGCAATTCGCGCAGGATTGGTGGAGCCCTAACACCCCTTCCCAATATCCGCGAGATTCAGGCCCAAAGCGGCCGCGGTGCATTCACGCAATGCATCGCGGCCGTTCTCGTTCCCGATCCCCGACATAAATCATCTCGGTCTTGCTGGCAAGTAGACCGCACCGGAACCCGTAAGAATCACGAGTGCGAGAAAGTCGCGGCAACTTGCTTATTCAAGCCTTCACCTGATGAGTTGCCGACCACTTGCCATTCCAGCAACACGCAACTTTTCCAGTATTGCTAAAGCCCGCCGCAGTAATTGACGAAGCAATGGACGGTCCACGCGCAAGTCGCAGCAGGCGTGAGCAGAACTCAGGCGCGGTACCGATGGAATTTGATTGCGTACCTGAATACGACAACGGGGAGCCAACCGACATCCTTCGCCAGCGATCACGCCAATGCACCGAGTCGGCGCGTCAAGCCCCGCGAAACTCCTACGCCCCAAACTCATCGCGCCCTGGAGACCCAGCGATCATTTTGTGAAATCGTCGCGACACTGTCCGGACAGTTTGCGAATTTGCCGGCTGCCGATGCGGGTCAGGGTGTAGACGAGGCGTTGCGTTTGATTGCGCTGTCGCTCCCGGCCGACCGAGTCGCGTTGTATCTGCGAACCGCGGATGCGACTTCATTCGTCGAGATCGCGTGCTTTGGCCGGGCCGCGGGAGACTTCATGCGCGCTGGCGATCCGCATGCGCTGGCGGCGGAGGAGGGTATCGAAGGTTTTGGCCTCACCGACTACCCGTGGCTCGCTGGTCAACTCGGCAAGTCGGAATCGGTCTGCTGGCATTCGATCGATGATCTCCCCGATATCGCCAACGCAGAGCGTTCGTTTTTCCGGCGTCGGAGATTCGCGTCGCTACTGTTCGTTCCAATGATTTCCCACGGCGCGCTCGTGGGGTTTCTCAAGGTCGACAGCAACGAACTCTCCCGGCCGTGGTCCACCGATTCGCTCGCCCTCACCCGGGTGATGCTCGACATGGTTTCCGGCCTGCTCGAGCG
The sequence above is a segment of the Myxococcales bacterium genome. Coding sequences within it:
- a CDS encoding inosine monophosphate cyclohydrolase, with the protein product MGAIELAEQNFQSHIARNSYPGRGLVVGRSSDDQAWLLVYFIMGRSEHSRNRRFVAEGEVLRTEAVDMSLVEDPSLIIYEAMLEGDATYLVTNGDQTRTIYAALARGGTFESALATREREPDAPNYTPRISAIVDLREQSASVTLSILRADGLDPDQTDRTTFRPGNPSAGFGWLLTTYQGDGSPLPSFTGDPLAVPCTGSPEEILESYWKALDPANRISLAVKSIPSSGGASSLIIKNRF
- a CDS encoding threonylcarbamoyl-AMP synthase: MRLRIDMERPAPRRLEPAVAALRKGGVVIIPTDTGYAFGCALSSAKGIAKLRQLKSIDERSRKPLSLMVNELTDFGKYGIMDNRVFRMARRILPGPYTIVLKASVDVPRAMKNRDHEIGLRMPDHAVCRMLVELTGEPLLVGSVTSAEETPEMEDPEILELRHRSDVECVVDCGALWPDPSTVLRAGRDDIEVVREGQGPIPN
- a CDS encoding response regulator transcription factor, coding for MTTIVVADDHKIVREGLVKLLEARSDFTVIGEASDGEEAVQMVLEKQPDVVIMDIWMPRLSGIDATRRIGKQGSQAKILVLSMHESRTYVEEVLRAGASGYIVKNSASSDLLQAIDAVRGGASYLSPAITQQVVDAIARPGDSSPSGVAMLTDREREVLQLIAEGLSSKEIANMLGVSLKTIDSHRSNLMEKLDIHKVSGLVRFAIRAGLVEP